The proteins below come from a single Saccharopolyspora sp. SCSIO 74807 genomic window:
- a CDS encoding RidA family protein, translated as MARTVITTGDAPTPPAGTPLSQGVRKGNILQVSGQTPVDPATGKLVPGGVAEQTEQSLRNVIAVLNAGGAGLEDVLMLRVYLTDVSQFAEMNETYARVVGEPFPARTTVYVGLPGFDVEIDALAVLGD; from the coding sequence ATGGCCCGCACCGTGATCACCACCGGCGACGCGCCGACCCCGCCCGCGGGCACCCCGCTGTCGCAGGGCGTGCGCAAGGGCAACATCCTGCAGGTCTCCGGGCAGACCCCGGTCGACCCGGCCACCGGCAAGCTGGTGCCCGGAGGCGTCGCCGAGCAGACCGAGCAGTCGCTGCGCAACGTGATCGCCGTGCTCAACGCCGGCGGCGCCGGGCTCGAGGACGTGCTGATGCTGCGGGTCTACCTCACCGACGTGTCGCAGTTCGCCGAGATGAACGAGACCTACGCCCGCGTGGTCGGTGAGCCGTTCCCCGCCCGCACCACCGTCTACGTCGGCCTGCCCGGGTTCGACGTCGAGATCGACGCCCTCGCCGTGCTCGGCGACTGA
- a CDS encoding amino acid deaminase has product MSATPESPGIDASAVDALREERLDWRFKGVPAEAFGRTAGEFLSGRPRLFDAGFVGPLLVLDDSALTHNLATMARWCERHGVLLAPHGKTTMAPQLFRRQLDHGAWGVTAANISQLRVYRAFGVRRVLLANQLLDPAGLAWLAGELDRDPEFEVSCWVDSVDGVRLMTEALAGRGSRPLDVLVELGWEGARTGVRSVPEAVEVARAVAESPALRLAGVGGYEGAAAHGTAAAALSTVDDYMARMREVVGELARAELFGEVQRIIVTGGGSAYFDQVAEAFAAAWPTAKPVDPVLRSGAYVTHDDGLYRRNSPFGRPHRLAGEESPFRPAMRIWAQVTSRPEPGLALVTMGRRDVSFDQDLPEPQVHRGSDGVVRELPGCKVTSLADQHAFLAVDEPGPRIGEWVGFGLSHPCTVFDKWPLIPVVDGEEVVDLVRTFF; this is encoded by the coding sequence TTGTCCGCGACGCCCGAAAGTCCCGGTATCGATGCGTCCGCTGTGGACGCGCTGCGCGAGGAACGGCTCGACTGGCGGTTCAAGGGCGTTCCGGCGGAGGCGTTCGGCCGCACCGCGGGGGAATTCCTGAGCGGCCGCCCGCGGCTCTTCGACGCCGGGTTCGTCGGCCCGCTGCTGGTGCTGGACGATTCCGCGCTCACGCACAACCTCGCGACGATGGCGCGCTGGTGCGAGCGGCACGGCGTGCTGCTGGCCCCGCACGGCAAGACGACGATGGCGCCGCAGCTGTTCCGCCGCCAGCTCGACCACGGGGCGTGGGGCGTCACGGCGGCGAACATCAGCCAGCTGCGGGTGTACCGGGCGTTCGGCGTGCGGCGGGTGCTGCTGGCGAACCAGCTGCTCGACCCGGCGGGGCTGGCGTGGCTGGCCGGCGAGCTCGACCGGGACCCGGAGTTCGAGGTGAGCTGCTGGGTGGATTCGGTCGACGGGGTGCGGCTGATGACCGAGGCGCTGGCCGGGCGCGGTTCCCGGCCGTTGGACGTGCTCGTGGAGCTCGGCTGGGAAGGTGCGCGGACCGGTGTGCGGTCCGTCCCGGAGGCGGTGGAGGTGGCGCGAGCGGTCGCGGAGTCGCCGGCGCTGCGGCTCGCGGGCGTCGGCGGTTACGAGGGTGCCGCCGCGCACGGCACCGCAGCCGCCGCGCTGTCCACTGTGGACGACTACATGGCGCGGATGCGGGAGGTCGTCGGCGAACTCGCGCGGGCGGAGCTGTTCGGCGAGGTGCAGCGGATCATCGTCACCGGCGGCGGCAGCGCCTACTTCGACCAGGTCGCCGAAGCCTTCGCCGCCGCGTGGCCGACGGCGAAGCCGGTCGACCCGGTGCTGCGCAGCGGCGCCTACGTGACCCACGACGACGGGCTGTACCGGCGGAACTCGCCGTTCGGCAGGCCGCACCGGCTGGCGGGCGAGGAGTCGCCGTTCCGCCCGGCGATGCGGATCTGGGCGCAGGTGACCTCGCGTCCCGAGCCGGGGCTGGCGCTGGTGACGATGGGCCGCCGGGACGTCTCCTTCGACCAGGACCTGCCGGAACCGCAGGTGCATCGCGGCAGCGACGGCGTGGTGCGCGAACTGCCCGGCTGCAAGGTCACCTCGCTGGCCGACCAGCACGCCTTCCTCGCGGTGGACGAGCCCGGGCCGCGGATCGGCGAATGGGTCGGGTTCGGGTTGTCGCACCCCTGCACGGTTTTCGACAAGTGGCCGCTGATTCCCGTGGTGGACGGCGAAGAAGTCGTCGACCTCGTCCGCACGTTCTTCTGA
- a CDS encoding D-aminoacylase, producing MAPESHPGTVFRAATVVDGTGGPAYRGDVVVSGDRITAIGEPGTLGARHVVDADGLVLAPGFIDMHSHSDLQILAEPDHLAKVSQGVTLEVLGQDGLSYAPVDDATLAALRTQIAGWNDDPPGFDWNWRSVREYLDRLDRGIAVNAAYLVPQGTLRMLCVGFDDREATGDELAAMRRVLAESLREGAFGMSSGLTYTPGMYAPTSELAELCRVVAEHGGFYSPHHRSYGAGALAAYEEMIEVSRWSGCALHLAHATMNFEVNRDRAADLLSMVDGALADGVDITLDTYPYLPGATSLHALLPSWAAEGGVESTLERLRDSAARERIRHVMEVDGSDGNHGVPIDWDSIEINGVRDAGNTGLVGRSIAESARTAGKAPAELYMDVLVDERLGTSCLMHVGHEDNVRTIMRHHAHTGGSDGLLVGSRPHPRAWGTFPRYLGHYVRELGVLSLEECVAHLTARAADRLGLPDRGRIREGAAADLVLFDPDTIADTATFDDPRRTADGVHHVLVNGIPVLEHGNRTEALPGRALRRNP from the coding sequence ATGGCACCGGAATCCCACCCCGGCACAGTTTTCCGCGCGGCGACGGTGGTCGACGGCACCGGAGGGCCCGCGTACCGCGGTGACGTCGTCGTTTCCGGAGACCGCATCACCGCGATCGGCGAGCCCGGGACGCTCGGCGCGCGGCACGTGGTGGACGCGGACGGGCTGGTGCTCGCGCCCGGGTTCATCGACATGCACTCGCACTCGGACCTGCAGATCCTCGCCGAACCGGACCACCTGGCGAAGGTTTCGCAGGGCGTGACGCTGGAAGTGCTCGGCCAGGACGGGCTCTCCTACGCGCCGGTGGACGACGCCACGCTTGCCGCGCTGCGCACGCAGATCGCGGGCTGGAACGACGATCCGCCCGGGTTCGACTGGAATTGGCGCAGCGTGCGGGAATACCTGGACCGGCTGGACCGCGGGATCGCGGTCAACGCCGCCTACCTGGTGCCGCAGGGCACGTTGCGGATGCTGTGCGTCGGGTTCGACGATCGGGAGGCCACCGGCGACGAGCTCGCGGCGATGCGGCGGGTGCTGGCGGAATCGCTGCGCGAGGGTGCGTTCGGCATGTCGTCGGGGCTGACCTACACGCCCGGCATGTACGCACCGACCTCCGAGCTCGCGGAGCTTTGCCGGGTGGTGGCCGAGCACGGCGGGTTCTACAGCCCGCACCACCGCAGCTACGGCGCGGGCGCGCTGGCGGCCTACGAGGAGATGATCGAGGTCAGCCGCTGGTCCGGCTGCGCACTGCACTTGGCGCACGCCACGATGAACTTCGAGGTGAACCGGGACCGCGCCGCCGACCTGCTGTCCATGGTGGACGGTGCGCTGGCGGACGGGGTGGACATCACGCTGGACACCTACCCGTACCTGCCGGGCGCGACCTCGCTGCACGCGCTGCTGCCGAGCTGGGCGGCCGAAGGCGGCGTCGAATCCACTTTGGAGCGACTGCGGGATTCCGCGGCGCGGGAGCGGATCCGGCACGTGATGGAGGTGGACGGTTCGGACGGCAACCACGGCGTGCCGATCGACTGGGACAGCATCGAGATCAACGGCGTGCGCGATGCGGGCAACACCGGGCTGGTCGGGCGCAGCATCGCCGAATCCGCCCGCACGGCGGGGAAAGCTCCGGCCGAGCTGTACATGGACGTGCTCGTGGACGAACGCCTCGGCACGTCCTGCCTGATGCACGTCGGACACGAGGACAACGTGCGCACGATCATGCGCCACCACGCGCACACCGGCGGCAGCGACGGCCTGCTCGTGGGCTCGCGGCCGCATCCGCGCGCGTGGGGCACGTTCCCGCGCTACCTGGGGCACTACGTGCGGGAACTCGGCGTGCTGAGCCTGGAGGAATGCGTCGCGCACCTGACCGCGCGCGCCGCCGACCGGCTCGGCCTGCCCGACCGCGGCCGGATCCGGGAAGGCGCGGCCGCCGACCTCGTGCTGTTCGACCCCGACACCATCGCCGACACCGCGACGTTCGACGACCCGCGCCGGACCGCCGACGGCGTGCACCACGTGCTGGTCAACGGAATCCCGGTGCTGGAACACGGAAACCGCACCGAGGCGCTTCCCGGGCGCGCCCTGCGCCGCAACCCCTGA
- a CDS encoding GntP family permease, whose amino-acid sequence MYSVVHWLQHDTAGLLTLSAAAIAALLTMIMRFRVEPFIALIITGLLLALAAGLPVRDIVGSAQKSSESLLENGFGSILGHITAIVGLGAILGAVLENSGGAQLLTRRLLAAFGQRRAPLAMGLAGLVFGVPVFFDIGIFVLAPLVYVAARQGGRSILLYCLPLVAGLSMTHAFLPPHPGPVVAAGLLGVDMGWLIIMGLACGLPAFVVAGVLYSSWIGKRIHLPVPETAGEPPEDAGEPPLGVVALVIGLPVLLILGGTFAGITLPPGAALDALTFLGNPVVALTIAVLIAFWLLGTRRGLGGADIAELTARALRPLGMILLVVGAGGFFGEVLSETGVGDALAGSLQATGLPVIASAYLISSGMRIAQGSATVAIVTTGGIVAPLLAGSAYSQPQLALVAVAIGAGSIIASHVNDGGFWIISRYFGIPVAEMLKTWTVLETILSLSAFAVAAGLSVLV is encoded by the coding sequence GTGTACAGCGTTGTGCACTGGCTGCAGCACGACACCGCCGGGCTGCTGACGTTATCCGCGGCCGCGATCGCGGCGCTGCTGACGATGATCATGCGGTTCCGGGTGGAGCCGTTCATCGCGCTGATCATCACCGGGTTGCTGCTGGCGCTGGCCGCCGGATTGCCGGTGCGCGACATCGTGGGCTCTGCGCAGAAGAGCAGCGAATCCCTGCTGGAGAACGGATTCGGCAGCATCCTCGGGCACATCACCGCGATCGTCGGGCTCGGCGCGATCCTCGGCGCGGTGCTGGAGAACTCCGGCGGCGCACAGTTGCTCACCCGCAGGCTGCTGGCGGCGTTCGGGCAGCGGCGCGCGCCGCTGGCGATGGGGCTGGCCGGGCTGGTGTTCGGCGTTCCGGTGTTCTTCGACATCGGGATCTTCGTGCTCGCGCCGCTGGTCTACGTCGCGGCCCGGCAGGGCGGGCGGTCGATCCTGCTCTACTGCCTGCCGCTGGTGGCGGGACTCTCAATGACGCACGCCTTCCTGCCGCCGCACCCCGGGCCGGTGGTTGCCGCCGGGCTGCTCGGGGTGGACATGGGCTGGCTCATCATCATGGGGCTGGCCTGCGGACTCCCCGCGTTCGTCGTGGCGGGCGTGCTGTACTCGTCGTGGATCGGCAAGCGCATCCACCTGCCGGTGCCGGAAACGGCGGGCGAACCGCCCGAGGACGCCGGCGAACCGCCGCTCGGCGTGGTGGCGCTGGTGATCGGCTTGCCGGTGCTGCTGATCCTCGGCGGCACCTTCGCAGGCATCACGCTGCCGCCCGGTGCCGCGCTGGACGCGTTGACGTTCCTGGGAAATCCGGTCGTCGCGCTGACCATCGCGGTGTTGATCGCGTTCTGGCTGCTGGGCACGCGGCGCGGCCTGGGCGGGGCGGACATCGCGGAGCTGACCGCGCGGGCGCTGCGGCCGCTGGGCATGATCCTGCTGGTCGTCGGTGCGGGCGGATTCTTCGGCGAAGTGCTCTCGGAAACCGGGGTGGGCGATGCGCTGGCCGGATCGTTGCAGGCCACCGGACTGCCGGTGATCGCATCGGCGTACTTGATCAGCTCCGGGATGCGGATCGCGCAGGGCTCGGCGACGGTCGCGATCGTGACCACCGGCGGCATCGTCGCGCCGCTGCTGGCCGGATCCGCCTACTCGCAGCCGCAGCTGGCGCTGGTCGCGGTCGCCATCGGCGCCGGGTCGATCATCGCCTCGCACGTCAACGACGGCGGGTTCTGGATCATCTCGCGGTACTTCGGCATCCCCGTCGCCGAGATGCTCAAGACCTGGACGGTGCTGGAGACGATCCTGTCGCTGAGCGCGTTCGCGGTGGCGGCCGGGCTGAGCGTGCTGGTCTGA